One window of the Salvia miltiorrhiza cultivar Shanhuang (shh) chromosome 6, IMPLAD_Smil_shh, whole genome shotgun sequence genome contains the following:
- the LOC130988795 gene encoding zinc-finger homeodomain protein 10-like — translation MELSNSAVKTPDAESETPTRIQPAKPPPPSSNGVLKRHAPLHLHHGHPVVVTYRECLKNHAASLGGHAVDGCGEFMPSPASNPADPTSLKCAACGCHRNFHRREPEEPPPPPLPALEYRPHHRHHPPPPPPPRLNSASPDNSPSPPPISSSFYPSAPHMLLALSHGLSDGGALVNASSPPLMSSGSRKRYRTKFTQNQKEKMLEFAERVGWKMQRKDENLINEFCSEAGLERGVLKVWMHNNKNTLAKKDHQSNTAAAAAEESDSKENVQLQELRHHHHDNNTILGTNGSSSS, via the coding sequence ATGGAGCTAAGCAATTCGGCAGTCAAAACCCCCGATGCTGAATCCGAGACTCCGACCCGGATCCAACCCGCAAAGCCCCCGCCACCGTCGAGCAACGGGGTGCTGAAGCGCCACGCGCCGCTGCACCTCCACCACGGCCACCCGGTTGTGGTGACGTACAGGGAATGCCTGAAGAACCACGCCGCCAGCCTCGGCGGCCACGCCGTCGACGGCTGCGGCGAGTTTATGCCGTCCCCGGCCTCCAACCCCGCCGATCCCACCTCCCTCAAATGCGCCGCCTGCGGCTGCCACCGGAATTTCCACCGCCGCGAGCCCGaggagccgccgccgccgccgctgcccgCCCTCGAGTACCGCCCCCACCACCGCCAtcaccctccccctcccccgcCGCCGCGCCTCAACAGCGCCAGCCCGGATAAttcgccgtcgccgccgccgatcTCCTCCTCCTTCTACCCCTCAGCGCCGCACATGCTGCTGGCGCTGAGCCACGGCCTGTCCGACGGCGGCGCTCTCGTTAACGCCTCTTCGCCGCCGCTGATGAGCTCCGGCAGCCGCAAACGGTACCGCACCAAATTCACCCAAAATCAGAAGGAGAAAATGCTGGAATTCGCAGAGAGAGTTGGGTGGAAAATGCAGAGGAAAGATGAAAATTTGATCAACGAATTTTGCAGCGAAGCTGGATTAGAGAGAGGGGTTTTGAAAGTGTGGATGCATAACAACAAGAACACTCTCGCTAAGAAGGATCATCAATCTaacaccgccgccgccgccgccgaagaAAGTGACAGCAAAGAAAATGTTCAGTTGCAAGAGCTGCGCCACCACCACCATGATAACAACACTATTCTTGGTACTAATGGATCGTCTTCTTCTTGA